The following proteins are encoded in a genomic region of Streptomyces collinus Tu 365:
- a CDS encoding DUF742 domain-containing protein yields the protein MATPPGGSNSGNWSYGPAQGHGDGSQNPNRYNFPSAPSHRQPYAPQGPGPSPYDQPPAPRIQPVQPQRRPEPAPAAAANNPLVRPYAMTGGRTRPRYQLAIEALVHTTAAPHQMQGQLPEHQRICNLCREIKSVAEVSALLTIPLGVARILVADLAEAGLVAIHQPGGDENAGGQPDVTLLERVLSGLRKL from the coding sequence GTGGCAACACCCCCAGGCGGTTCCAATTCGGGAAACTGGTCGTACGGTCCTGCACAGGGTCACGGCGACGGTTCCCAGAACCCGAACCGTTACAACTTCCCCTCCGCGCCCAGCCACCGGCAGCCGTACGCGCCGCAGGGCCCCGGTCCGTCTCCGTACGACCAGCCGCCGGCCCCGCGCATCCAGCCGGTGCAGCCGCAGCGCCGCCCCGAGCCGGCGCCCGCGGCCGCAGCGAACAACCCCCTGGTGCGTCCGTACGCCATGACCGGCGGCCGGACCCGCCCGCGCTACCAGCTCGCCATCGAGGCACTGGTGCACACCACCGCCGCTCCGCACCAGATGCAGGGTCAGTTGCCCGAGCATCAGCGGATCTGCAACCTGTGCCGGGAGATCAAGTCGGTGGCCGAGGTCTCGGCCCTGCTCACGATCCCCCTCGGCGTCGCCAGGATTCTCGTCGCCGACTTGGCGGAGGCGGGCCTGGTCGCCATCCATCAGCCCGGCGGCGACGAGAACGCCGGTGGCCAGCCAGACGTGACACTGCTCGAAAGGGTGCTCAGTGGACTTCGCAAGCTCTAG
- a CDS encoding roadblock/LC7 domain-containing protein, whose translation MSQAAQNLNWLITNFVDNTPGVSHTVVVSADGLLLAMSEGFPRDRADQLAAVASGLTSLTAGASRIFEGGAVNQTVVEMERGFLFIMSVSDGSSLAVLAHPEADIGLIGYEMALLVDRAGSVLTPDLRAELQGSLLN comes from the coding sequence ATGAGCCAGGCGGCACAGAACCTGAACTGGTTGATCACCAACTTCGTGGACAACACCCCGGGGGTGTCCCACACGGTGGTGGTCTCCGCCGACGGACTCCTTCTGGCGATGTCCGAAGGCTTCCCCCGCGACCGTGCCGACCAGCTGGCAGCTGTCGCGTCCGGTCTGACCTCGCTGACCGCCGGTGCCTCGCGCATCTTCGAGGGCGGCGCCGTGAACCAGACAGTTGTGGAGATGGAGCGGGGATTCCTCTTCATCATGTCCGTTTCCGATGGTTCCTCGCTCGCAGTCCTGGCACACCCGGAGGCGGACATCGGCCTCATCGGGTACGAGATGGCCCTTCTGGTGGACCGCGCGGGCTCGGTCCTGACCCCGGATCTGCGTGCGGAACTCCAGGGAAGCCTTCTCAACTAA
- a CDS encoding nitrate- and nitrite sensing domain-containing protein: MRRSKNGPEPSARGNFTPPPRAAAPTAVPGAEPAATPAKSGGRFSPRNWRVPTRLNAILLIPVVVGLVMGGFQVKSSIDTWQQARDAENTARLVRAALSYADALENERDVTAAPLLLGNDKNTVTAARKATDQAADAFTQAAQDMPDKPGLKRRLQLFRKAEPQLQTLRQIAYTSKVHGVQTEEGYVEVSHPLMEFANELGLGTGNITSYGRTVYAISLTKAALSLERSIGTHLLVNPGPDAGNLATQRVSLSSYAYLERIALEEYLGGGTDQDAQNLADAQAKIKTDGAALVQQQKQQDPKYVAPPSDPAKMVAALATMKDTSPLTRQAMATKGITAKNWFAVNSLKYKAYRQIESNLAEKAVNEASGIADDAKTSAIITGAVVVVALLLAFILAGAVARQMSRSMRQLRNAAFGIAEQRLPMLVDQLSRTDPGRVDTRVAPIPINSTDEIGEVARAFDQVHREAVRLAAEQALLRGNINAIFTNLSRRNQSLIEGQLTLITDLENNEADPDQLENLFRLDHLATRMRRNGENLLVLAGEEPGRRWDQPVPLVDVLRAASSEVEQYERIELSGVPEAEIHGRAVTDLVHLLAELLENATTFSSPQTKVRVTATRLPDGRVMIEIHDKGIGLTAEDFADINHKLANPPTVDAAISQRMGLFVVGRLSDRHGIRVQLRPSGEQAGTTSLVMLPDAITHGGGGETPLDREEFTVSQIIPEQQFQGESFAQPQMEPMRTAAELGFDDSRYTDVPDDIRDLDPVGRSLMREERRAALEAQSHGQPHPEGDEQSGYRDEFEAMRAFDGGEPGFPEQQAYPQQTQQSYPQQSYEEQQRTAYEEPYEKSYDEQYYAQNGDASRNDGFAANGAGYPEPSYAEPAQEEHASSRDSASDGFGSYGAQSYQDDWPQQNNYQNGYPAQYAPEAESPQAGDAGERNHVGFDRPGTASSAAQGLTDAGLPRRGAPASGSGGSSSAANGTARVQQEAPAPAAGKSPATGGDNGWRSANDERWQQASQLRKPKAGGVTASGLPRRVPKANLVEGTAESTPQGGPQVSRAPEDVRGRLSNLRRGVQRGRNAGSETNGQGFGPDSTYNQER, translated from the coding sequence GTGAGGCGAAGCAAGAACGGTCCCGAGCCGTCGGCGCGGGGCAACTTCACCCCGCCGCCGCGCGCTGCGGCGCCCACCGCTGTGCCCGGTGCGGAGCCGGCGGCCACGCCCGCGAAGAGCGGTGGCCGGTTCTCCCCGCGCAACTGGCGGGTGCCTACCAGGCTGAACGCGATTCTGCTCATACCCGTGGTGGTCGGCCTCGTCATGGGCGGCTTCCAGGTGAAGAGCTCGATCGACACCTGGCAGCAGGCCCGCGACGCGGAGAACACCGCCCGTCTGGTGCGTGCCGCGCTCTCCTACGCCGACGCCCTCGAGAACGAGCGTGACGTCACGGCGGCACCCCTGCTGCTGGGCAACGACAAGAACACCGTCACCGCCGCCCGCAAGGCCACGGACCAGGCCGCCGACGCCTTCACCCAGGCCGCGCAGGACATGCCGGACAAGCCCGGTCTGAAGCGCCGGCTGCAGCTGTTCCGCAAGGCGGAGCCCCAGCTGCAGACGCTGCGCCAGATCGCGTACACCTCCAAGGTGCACGGCGTGCAGACCGAAGAGGGCTACGTCGAGGTCAGCCACCCCCTGATGGAGTTCGCCAACGAGCTCGGTCTGGGCACCGGCAACATCACCTCCTACGGCCGTACCGTCTACGCCATCTCCCTCACCAAGGCGGCGCTCTCGCTGGAGCGGTCGATCGGCACCCACCTGCTGGTCAACCCCGGCCCGGACGCCGGGAACCTGGCGACGCAGCGCGTCTCCCTGTCCTCGTACGCCTACCTGGAGCGCATCGCCCTGGAGGAGTACCTCGGCGGTGGCACCGACCAGGACGCGCAGAACCTGGCCGACGCCCAGGCGAAGATCAAGACGGACGGCGCCGCGCTGGTCCAGCAGCAGAAGCAGCAGGACCCGAAGTACGTCGCCCCGCCGTCGGACCCGGCCAAGATGGTCGCGGCGCTGGCCACGATGAAGGACACCAGCCCGCTCACCCGCCAGGCCATGGCCACCAAGGGCATCACCGCCAAGAACTGGTTCGCGGTGAACTCGCTCAAGTACAAGGCCTACCGCCAGATCGAGTCGAACCTCGCCGAGAAGGCGGTGAACGAGGCCTCCGGCATCGCCGACGACGCCAAGACCTCCGCGATCATCACCGGTGCGGTCGTCGTGGTCGCCCTGCTCCTCGCGTTCATCCTGGCCGGCGCCGTGGCCCGGCAGATGAGCCGCTCGATGCGCCAGCTGCGCAACGCGGCCTTCGGCATCGCCGAGCAGCGCCTGCCGATGCTGGTCGACCAGCTCTCCCGCACCGACCCCGGCCGGGTCGACACCCGGGTCGCGCCGATCCCGATCAACTCCACGGACGAGATCGGCGAGGTCGCCCGCGCCTTCGACCAGGTCCACCGCGAGGCCGTCCGGCTCGCCGCCGAACAGGCCCTGCTGCGGGGCAACATCAACGCGATCTTCACCAACCTCTCGCGCCGCAACCAGTCGCTGATCGAGGGCCAGCTGACCCTGATCACCGACCTGGAGAACAACGAGGCCGACCCGGACCAGCTGGAGAACCTCTTCCGCCTGGACCACCTCGCGACCCGTATGCGCCGCAACGGCGAGAACCTCCTGGTCCTCGCGGGCGAGGAGCCCGGCCGCCGCTGGGACCAGCCGGTCCCGCTGGTGGACGTCCTGCGCGCCGCCTCCTCCGAGGTGGAGCAGTACGAGCGCATCGAGCTGTCCGGCGTGCCGGAGGCCGAGATCCACGGCCGCGCGGTCACCGACCTCGTGCACCTGCTGGCCGAGCTGCTGGAGAACGCCACCACGTTCTCCTCCCCGCAGACCAAGGTCCGCGTCACCGCGACCCGTCTCCCCGACGGCCGCGTGATGATCGAGATCCACGACAAGGGCATCGGCCTGACGGCCGAGGACTTCGCGGACATCAACCACAAGCTGGCCAACCCGCCGACCGTGGACGCCGCGATCTCGCAGCGCATGGGCCTGTTCGTGGTCGGCCGACTGTCCGACCGGCACGGCATCCGCGTCCAGCTCCGCCCCTCGGGCGAGCAGGCCGGTACGACCTCCCTGGTCATGCTGCCGGACGCGATCACGCACGGCGGTGGCGGCGAGACGCCGCTGGACCGCGAGGAGTTCACGGTCTCGCAGATCATCCCGGAGCAGCAGTTCCAGGGTGAGAGCTTCGCCCAGCCCCAGATGGAACCGATGCGCACAGCGGCGGAACTGGGCTTCGACGACAGCCGGTACACCGACGTCCCCGACGACATCCGTGACCTGGACCCCGTCGGCCGCTCCCTGATGCGTGAGGAGCGCCGTGCGGCCCTGGAGGCCCAGTCCCACGGGCAGCCGCACCCGGAGGGCGACGAGCAGTCCGGGTACCGGGACGAGTTCGAGGCGATGCGTGCCTTCGACGGCGGCGAGCCGGGCTTCCCCGAGCAGCAGGCGTACCCGCAGCAGACGCAGCAGTCGTACCCGCAGCAGTCGTACGAGGAGCAGCAGCGCACCGCGTACGAGGAGCCGTACGAGAAGTCGTACGACGAGCAGTACTACGCGCAGAACGGTGACGCCTCGCGGAACGACGGCTTCGCCGCGAACGGCGCCGGCTACCCCGAGCCCTCGTATGCGGAACCGGCCCAGGAGGAGCACGCGTCCTCGCGTGACTCCGCGTCCGACGGCTTCGGCTCCTACGGTGCCCAGTCGTACCAGGACGACTGGCCGCAGCAGAACAACTACCAGAACGGCTACCCGGCCCAGTACGCTCCGGAAGCGGAATCCCCGCAGGCCGGTGACGCGGGCGAGCGGAACCACGTAGGCTTCGACCGTCCGGGAACGGCCTCATCCGCCGCCCAGGGCCTGACCGACGCCGGTCTGCCCCGCCGCGGAGCCCCCGCGAGCGGCTCCGGCGGGTCGTCGAGTGCCGCGAACGGCACGGCGCGCGTGCAGCAGGAAGCGCCGGCTCCGGCGGCGGGCAAGAGCCCGGCGACGGGCGGCGACAACGGCTGGCGCTCGGCCAACGACGAGCGCTGGCAGCAGGCTTCGCAGCTTCGCAAGCCCAAGGCGGGCGGAGTCACCGCCTCCGGTCTGCCGCGGCGGGTACCCAAGGCCAACCTGGTCGAGGGCACCGCCGAGAGCACCCCTCAGGGAGGCCCACAGGTCTCCCGCGCCCCGGAGGACGTCCGGGGCAGGCTGAGCAACCTGCGTCGAGGCGTCCAGCGCGGACGCAACGCAGGCAGTGAAACGAACGGCCAGGGCTTCGGTCCTGACAGCACCTACAACCAGGAGCGTTAG
- a CDS encoding GTP-binding protein, producing MDFASSDGGRATTSAKIVVAGGFGVGKTTFVGAVSEINPLRTEAVMTSASAGIDDLTHTGDKTTTTVAMDFGRITLDQDLILYLFGTPGQDRFWFMWDDLVRGAIGAVVLVDTRRLADCFPAVDYFENSGLPFVIALNGFDGQQPYTPEEVREALQIGPDAPIITTDARHRADAKSALITLVEHALMARLR from the coding sequence GTGGACTTCGCAAGCTCTGACGGGGGCCGGGCCACCACCTCCGCGAAGATCGTGGTGGCGGGCGGCTTCGGCGTGGGCAAGACCACGTTCGTCGGCGCCGTCTCGGAGATCAACCCGCTGCGTACGGAGGCCGTCATGACGTCCGCCTCGGCGGGCATCGACGACCTCACCCACACCGGGGACAAGACCACCACCACGGTGGCCATGGACTTCGGCCGCATCACCCTGGACCAGGACCTGATCCTGTACCTGTTCGGTACGCCGGGCCAGGACCGCTTCTGGTTCATGTGGGACGACCTGGTCCGCGGCGCCATCGGCGCGGTGGTCCTGGTGGACACCCGCCGTCTCGCCGACTGCTTCCCGGCGGTGGACTACTTCGAGAACAGCGGCCTGCCGTTCGTCATCGCCCTCAACGGCTTCGACGGACAGCAGCCGTACACCCCGGAGGAAGTGCGCGAGGCGCTGCAGATCGGTCCCGACGCCCCGATCATCACGACCGACGCCCGCCACCGCGCGGACGCCAAGAGCGCGCTGATCACGCTGGTGGAGCACGCCCTGATGGCACGCCTGCGGTAG
- a CDS encoding DUF742 domain-containing protein: MTPPTAHHDPYAEPYGDEGDQPLVRPYAMTGGRTRPRYQLAIEALISTTADPAALMGLLPEHQRICHLCREVKSVAEVSALLAMPLGVARILVADLAEAGLVAIHQPGGDENNGGAPDVTLLERVLSGLRKL, translated from the coding sequence ATGACCCCGCCCACCGCCCATCATGATCCGTACGCCGAGCCGTACGGGGATGAGGGCGACCAGCCGCTGGTGAGGCCGTACGCGATGACCGGCGGCCGGACCCGGCCGCGGTACCAGCTGGCCATCGAGGCACTGATCAGCACCACGGCCGACCCGGCAGCCCTGATGGGACTCCTTCCGGAGCACCAGCGCATCTGCCACCTGTGCCGGGAGGTCAAGTCGGTCGCGGAGGTCTCCGCGCTGCTGGCCATGCCGCTCGGTGTGGCCCGGATCCTGGTCGCCGACCTCGCCGAGGCCGGCCTGGTCGCCATCCACCAGCCTGGTGGCGACGAGAACAACGGCGGCGCTCCGGACGTGACGCTGCTCGAAAGGGTGCTCAGTGGACTTCGCAAGCTCTGA
- a CDS encoding roadblock/LC7 domain-containing protein, translating into MSQAAQNLNWLITNFVDNTPGVSHTVVVSADGLLLAMSEGFPRDRADQLAAVASGLTSLTAGASRIFEGGNVAQTVVEMERGFLFLMSVSDGSSLAVLAHPECDIGLVGYEMALLVDRAGAVLTPDLRAELQGSLLH; encoded by the coding sequence ATGAGCCAGGCGGCACAGAACCTGAACTGGTTGATCACCAACTTCGTGGACAACACCCCCGGGGTGTCCCACACCGTGGTGGTCTCCGCCGACGGCCTTCTGCTGGCGATGTCCGAAGGCTTTCCGCGCGACCGCGCGGACCAGCTCGCGGCCGTCGCGTCCGGGTTGACCTCCCTCACGGCCGGGGCCTCCCGGATCTTCGAGGGCGGCAACGTGGCCCAGACGGTCGTGGAGATGGAGCGCGGCTTCCTCTTCCTGATGTCCGTCTCGGACGGGTCGTCCCTCGCGGTCCTGGCCCACCCCGAGTGCGACATCGGTCTGGTCGGCTACGAGATGGCCCTGCTCGTCGACCGCGCGGGTGCGGTACTGACCCCGGACCTGCGCGCCGAACTCCAGGGCAGTCTGCTCCACTGA
- a CDS encoding nitrate- and nitrite sensing domain-containing protein — protein sequence MQGRFKRDGSASAEPESHDGTGPMKGSSSPQHAQNPGSAPAGDGGERPGRSGVSALTGPPGSTKNKTTNPTPDVQSPKAPTGPGSRLALRNWRISTRLVSLLALPVVAATSLGALRIDQNVTDIQQLDNMKLLTDMTKQATELAMALQDERDQSAGPLSHGVTTTYEVKGYEDKTDRARENFLNASEQIDEASKNGNLQGVRDTLVSLANQLDDLAKIRRTAYQSKNNSTQTVEAYHRLITQLIDLSQSMAEASSNPEMISRTRALAAFSAAKEYASVQRAVIAAALTSSNTSKGHLSDNDRLYGQSAYESENSQIAIFRKIYSAQNPDALLKPIEENNPTIQAADLYAKRTFESRDGLDGLPARSYRDWVDDSTSKIQQMKNIEHTLLEDMEQKARELKSSKEQDAIISGVLILIVLGISLVGAFVVARSMIRSLRRLQDTATKVAQDRLPELVKQLSEADPQDVDTSVESVGVHSRDEIGQVAAAFDDVHREAVRLAAEQALLRGNVNAMFTNLSRRSQGLIQRQLSLISELESREADPDQLSSLFKLDHLATRMRRNGENLLVLAGEEPGRRWTRPVPLVDVLRAAASEVEQYERIELAAVPTTEVAGRVVNDLVHLLAELLENATSFSSPQTKVKVTGHALPDGRVLIEIHDTGIGLSPEDLAAINERLASPPTVDVSVSRRMGLFVVGRLSQRHGIRIQLRPSDSGGTTALVMLPVDVAQGGKKPAPGKPGAPASTGGPAAAQAAAGAAAARRSNGNNGAGGPAGAPGGALGGTPSAGHLGAGQGPRGQVGAAQGPRAALPGAGQGGRPGAPGGARGPQGPGQQGRPAPAGAGGFGAQQGQQPAGSQDLFGGRGQAPQRGGAADQGRQPQLAPRGGPRAELPGGNPPAPRTPDWSDNAQAPVSRASLDAPRGHDEQDAAHTGRVPRGDDRQGPGSTTQMPRIDAQGPGSTGEFPRPDLGTAGSTGQFARPGAEAPQQQTGQFAQYGQQDNGQYGQQGGGQFTRSDVYGTPAQQDPQSTGQFPVPQNYDAGFDGGSTGQHALPGRPDQGPAGTGQFERPQPGGRADFGAPRRPAPQRPVRQEPEALPPASGPGDGRTPLFDTLETNWFHGQQGQQGGQQPDNTPVPAPQQQAPAPQRPASTTGSWRTSPNDELVRQAERVRQPAAGGITTSGLPRRVPRANLVPGTAQQQQHQAGPQVSRAPDDVRGRLTNLRRGIAQGRQAGNGQTGSFPSPTHQQER from the coding sequence GTGCAGGGACGTTTCAAGAGGGATGGCAGCGCTTCGGCGGAGCCGGAGTCGCACGACGGGACTGGCCCGATGAAGGGCAGCTCCTCGCCCCAGCACGCCCAGAACCCGGGCTCGGCGCCGGCCGGTGACGGCGGTGAGCGCCCCGGGCGCTCCGGCGTCTCGGCCCTGACGGGTCCGCCGGGCTCCACGAAGAACAAGACCACGAACCCGACGCCGGACGTGCAGTCCCCCAAGGCCCCGACCGGCCCCGGCTCGCGCCTGGCCCTGCGCAACTGGCGCATCTCCACGCGTCTGGTCTCGCTGCTCGCGCTCCCGGTCGTCGCGGCGACCTCGCTGGGCGCGCTGCGCATCGACCAGAACGTGACCGACATCCAGCAGCTCGACAACATGAAGCTGCTGACGGACATGACCAAGCAGGCCACCGAGCTGGCCATGGCGCTGCAGGACGAGCGTGACCAGTCCGCCGGCCCCCTGTCGCACGGCGTCACGACGACCTACGAGGTCAAGGGCTACGAGGACAAGACCGACCGGGCCCGCGAGAACTTCCTCAACGCCTCCGAGCAGATCGACGAGGCCAGCAAGAACGGCAACCTGCAGGGCGTCCGCGACACCCTGGTGAGCCTCGCCAACCAGCTGGACGACCTGGCCAAGATCCGCCGGACCGCCTACCAGTCGAAGAACAACTCGACGCAGACGGTCGAGGCCTACCACCGGCTGATCACCCAGCTGATCGACCTCTCCCAGTCCATGGCGGAGGCGTCCAGCAACCCGGAGATGATCTCCCGTACCCGTGCCCTGGCGGCGTTCTCGGCCGCCAAGGAGTACGCCTCGGTGCAGCGCGCCGTCATCGCCGCGGCCCTCACCTCCAGCAACACCTCCAAGGGCCACCTCTCGGACAACGACCGCCTCTACGGCCAGTCGGCGTACGAGAGCGAGAACTCCCAGATCGCGATCTTCCGGAAGATCTACAGCGCCCAGAACCCGGACGCGCTGCTCAAGCCGATCGAGGAGAACAACCCGACCATCCAGGCCGCGGACCTCTACGCCAAGCGGACCTTCGAGTCCCGCGACGGCCTCGACGGTCTGCCGGCGCGGTCCTACCGCGACTGGGTGGACGACAGCACCTCCAAGATCCAGCAGATGAAGAACATCGAGCACACGCTGCTCGAGGACATGGAGCAGAAGGCCCGCGAGCTGAAGTCGTCCAAGGAACAGGACGCGATCATCTCCGGTGTCCTGATCCTGATCGTCCTCGGCATCTCGCTCGTCGGCGCGTTCGTCGTGGCCCGGTCCATGATCCGCTCGCTGCGCCGGCTGCAGGACACCGCCACGAAGGTCGCCCAGGACCGGCTGCCCGAGCTGGTCAAGCAGCTCTCCGAGGCCGACCCGCAGGACGTCGACACGTCCGTGGAGTCGGTCGGTGTGCACTCCCGGGACGAGATCGGCCAGGTGGCCGCGGCCTTCGACGACGTGCACCGCGAGGCCGTCCGCCTCGCCGCCGAGCAGGCCCTGCTGCGGGGCAACGTCAACGCGATGTTCACCAACCTCTCGCGCCGCTCCCAGGGCCTCATCCAGCGCCAGCTCTCGCTCATCTCCGAGCTGGAGTCCCGCGAGGCCGACCCGGACCAGCTCTCCTCGCTGTTCAAGCTCGACCACCTCGCGACCCGCATGCGCCGTAACGGTGAGAACCTCCTCGTCCTCGCCGGTGAGGAGCCCGGCCGGCGCTGGACCCGCCCGGTCCCGCTGGTCGACGTGCTCCGCGCCGCCGCGTCCGAGGTGGAGCAGTACGAGCGCATCGAGCTGGCCGCCGTGCCGACGACCGAGGTCGCCGGCCGCGTGGTCAACGACCTCGTGCACCTCCTCGCCGAGCTGCTCGAGAACGCGACCTCCTTCTCCTCACCGCAGACCAAGGTCAAGGTCACCGGTCACGCGCTGCCCGACGGCCGTGTGCTGATCGAGATCCACGACACCGGTATCGGTCTCTCCCCCGAGGACCTCGCGGCGATCAACGAGCGGCTCGCCTCGCCGCCCACCGTGGACGTCTCGGTCTCCCGCCGCATGGGTCTGTTCGTGGTCGGTCGTCTGTCGCAGCGTCACGGCATCCGCATCCAGCTCCGGCCGTCCGACTCCGGTGGTACGACCGCGCTGGTCATGCTGCCGGTGGACGTCGCCCAGGGCGGCAAGAAGCCCGCTCCCGGCAAGCCCGGCGCGCCCGCCTCCACCGGTGGCCCGGCCGCCGCGCAGGCCGCGGCCGGTGCCGCGGCCGCCCGCCGCAGCAACGGCAACAACGGCGCGGGCGGTCCCGCGGGTGCCCCCGGTGGCGCCCTCGGCGGCACGCCGTCGGCCGGCCACCTCGGCGCGGGCCAGGGCCCGCGCGGCCAGGTCGGCGCCGCCCAGGGCCCCCGGGCCGCGCTGCCCGGTGCCGGCCAGGGCGGCCGTCCCGGCGCGCCCGGTGGCGCGCGCGGTCCCCAGGGTCCCGGTCAGCAGGGCCGGCCGGCCCCGGCGGGTGCCGGCGGCTTCGGCGCCCAGCAGGGTCAGCAGCCCGCGGGCTCCCAGGACCTCTTCGGCGGACGTGGCCAGGCCCCGCAGCGCGGCGGTGCCGCGGACCAGGGCAGGCAGCCGCAGCTCGCGCCGCGCGGCGGCCCGCGGGCCGAGCTGCCCGGCGGCAACCCGCCCGCGCCCCGCACCCCGGACTGGAGCGACAACGCCCAGGCCCCGGTCTCCCGTGCCTCGCTGGACGCCCCGCGCGGCCACGACGAGCAGGACGCGGCGCACACCGGGCGCGTACCGCGCGGCGACGACCGGCAGGGTCCGGGCTCGACCACGCAGATGCCGCGCATCGACGCCCAGGGTCCGGGCTCGACGGGTGAGTTCCCCCGCCCCGACCTCGGTACGGCCGGCTCCACCGGCCAGTTCGCGCGCCCCGGTGCCGAAGCCCCGCAGCAGCAGACCGGCCAGTTCGCCCAGTACGGCCAGCAGGACAACGGTCAGTACGGGCAGCAGGGCGGCGGCCAGTTCACCCGCTCGGACGTGTACGGCACGCCGGCGCAGCAGGACCCGCAGAGCACGGGCCAGTTCCCGGTCCCGCAGAACTACGACGCGGGCTTCGACGGCGGCTCGACCGGGCAGCACGCGCTGCCCGGCCGGCCGGACCAGGGTCCCGCGGGCACCGGTCAGTTCGAGCGTCCGCAGCCGGGTGGCCGTGCCGACTTCGGCGCCCCGCGCCGGCCGGCCCCGCAGCGTCCGGTCCGCCAGGAGCCGGAGGCGCTGCCGCCGGCCAGCGGTCCCGGCGACGGCCGTACCCCGCTGTTCGACACGCTGGAGACCAACTGGTTCCACGGCCAGCAGGGTCAGCAGGGTGGTCAGCAGCCGGACAACACCCCGGTGCCCGCTCCTCAGCAGCAGGCACCGGCCCCTCAGCGCCCGGCCTCCACGACCGGGTCATGGCGCACTTCGCCGAACGACGAACTCGTCCGTCAGGCGGAGCGCGTACGACAGCCCGCGGCGGGCGGCATCACCACCTCCGGCCTGCCGCGCCGGGTGCCCCGGGCGAACCTCGTCCCGGGCACGGCTCAGCAGCAACAGCACCAAGCCGGTCCGCAGGTCTCGCGTGCGCCTGACGACGTACGCGGCCGGCTGACCAATCTCCGTCGGGGCATCGCACAGGGCCGCCAGGCCGGCAACGGCCAGACCGGCAGCTTCCCCAGCCCCACTCACCAGCAGGAGCGTTAG
- a CDS encoding fumarylacetoacetate hydrolase family protein gives MRIARFSIDGNVAFGAVEGDKQDELVLDIIKGIPFADFELSGTKVPLSKVRLLPPVLPNKVVAFGRNYADHARELGHEVPDVPFAFFKPSTSVIGPGDEIRYPAFSQELHHEAELAVVIGRMCREVPRERVKDVVFGYTCANDVTARDVQKREKQWARAKGFDTSCPLGPWVETDLDLDRANDLTVQLTVNGDQRQLGRTSEMIHPIEDLIVNISEAMTLLPGDVILTGTPAGVGPLNVGDEVAVTIEGIGTLTNKVVKRG, from the coding sequence GTGCGCATCGCCAGGTTCTCCATCGACGGGAACGTCGCCTTCGGCGCGGTCGAGGGCGACAAGCAGGACGAACTCGTCCTCGACATCATCAAGGGCATCCCGTTCGCGGACTTCGAGCTGTCCGGGACGAAGGTGCCGCTGAGCAAGGTCAGGCTGCTGCCTCCGGTGCTCCCCAACAAGGTCGTGGCGTTCGGGCGCAACTACGCCGACCACGCCAGGGAGCTCGGCCACGAGGTGCCCGACGTCCCCTTCGCCTTCTTCAAGCCCTCCACCTCGGTCATCGGGCCCGGCGACGAGATCCGGTACCCGGCCTTCTCGCAGGAACTGCACCACGAGGCCGAGCTGGCCGTCGTCATCGGCCGCATGTGCCGCGAGGTCCCGCGCGAGCGCGTCAAGGACGTGGTCTTCGGCTACACCTGCGCCAACGACGTCACCGCCCGGGACGTGCAGAAGCGGGAGAAGCAGTGGGCGCGGGCCAAGGGCTTCGACACCTCCTGTCCGCTGGGCCCCTGGGTGGAGACGGACCTGGACCTCGACCGGGCGAACGACCTGACCGTCCAGCTCACCGTCAACGGTGACCAGCGCCAGCTCGGCCGCACCAGCGAGATGATCCATCCCATCGAGGACCTGATCGTCAACATCTCCGAGGCCATGACCCTGCTGCCCGGCGACGTCATCCTCACCGGCACCCCCGCGGGGGTCGGCCCCCTGAACGTCGGCGACGAGGTCGCCGTCACCATCGAAGGCATCGGCACTCTCACCAACAAGGTTGTCAAGCGTGGCTAG